The Chitinophaga flava genome has a segment encoding these proteins:
- a CDS encoding MFS transporter yields MDKTATPKNDPYASLRFKEFNYYLVIRFALVFALTMQFAIIEWKVYALSHDPFSLGLIGLAEVIPAVLLAPFAGHLVDKREKRGILLKSVTAYIFISTGLFLLTWDRAVTGISTQWVLNMIYLLVFVGGLVRAFVSPSNFSLLSLLVPRELYANAATWSSSAWLIGGVVGPALGGLCIYWFGVHWSMLLVVCIFLAPLFSLIQIKPKPIHYQKKEETFFQGLTSGMRFVWDTKVVLGAMALDMFAVLFGGAVAMLPAYATDILHAGSLGYGLLRSAPAIGSLVTMFILAHRPLVHRPGIKLLAAIFGFGLCIIIFGLSRNFYLSMGALLLSGLLDGISVIVRQTILQLKTPDDMRGRVASVSSMFVGSSNELGAFESGFMARQLGLVTSVVFGGCVTLGVVITTYIVSPAMRKLDLKP; encoded by the coding sequence TTGGACAAGACGGCTACTCCCAAAAACGACCCATACGCTTCGTTACGATTCAAGGAATTCAACTACTATCTGGTCATCCGCTTTGCTTTAGTGTTTGCGCTGACCATGCAGTTTGCCATCATAGAGTGGAAAGTGTATGCTTTATCACATGACCCTTTTTCATTAGGGCTTATTGGTTTGGCTGAGGTGATCCCGGCGGTTCTGCTGGCGCCTTTTGCAGGGCACCTGGTAGACAAACGGGAGAAAAGAGGTATTCTGTTAAAATCCGTGACGGCCTATATTTTCATCAGCACCGGGCTCTTCCTCCTTACCTGGGACCGGGCGGTGACGGGCATCTCCACACAGTGGGTGCTGAATATGATCTATCTACTGGTGTTTGTAGGAGGGCTAGTCCGCGCTTTTGTAAGTCCATCCAACTTTTCTCTGTTATCCTTATTGGTACCCCGGGAATTGTATGCCAACGCCGCTACCTGGAGTAGCTCTGCCTGGCTGATAGGTGGCGTGGTGGGGCCCGCATTGGGAGGACTGTGTATTTACTGGTTTGGCGTACACTGGTCTATGCTGCTGGTAGTCTGCATTTTCCTGGCTCCGCTCTTCAGTCTGATACAGATAAAACCCAAGCCTATTCACTATCAGAAAAAGGAGGAAACATTTTTCCAGGGGCTGACCAGCGGGATGCGTTTTGTGTGGGACACCAAGGTGGTGTTGGGAGCGATGGCACTGGATATGTTTGCGGTATTGTTTGGCGGTGCTGTGGCCATGTTGCCGGCTTACGCTACAGATATTCTGCATGCAGGCTCCCTGGGTTATGGCCTGCTGCGTTCTGCGCCTGCTATCGGTTCTCTTGTGACGATGTTTATACTGGCACACCGCCCACTGGTACACAGACCGGGGATTAAACTGCTGGCCGCAATATTTGGTTTCGGGCTATGCATTATTATTTTCGGATTATCCCGCAACTTTTATCTGTCGATGGGCGCCTTACTGTTGAGCGGTTTGCTGGACGGGATCAGTGTGATCGTCCGTCAGACCATCCTGCAATTAAAAACACCGGACGATATGAGAGGCCGTGTAGCTTCCGTAAGTTCGATGTTTGTGGGTTCATCCAATGAGCTGGGTGCTTTTGAAAGTGGCTTCATGGCCAGGCAGCTGGGGCTGGTCACTTCCGTGGTATTTGGTGGTTGTGTGACACTAGGAGTGGTAATCACCACTTACATTGTCAGCCCGGCCATGCGTAAACTGGATCTCAAACCCTGA
- a CDS encoding PQQ-dependent sugar dehydrogenase produces MKIQGLLCGMLFPLLFAQTTLAGEPDETAGQPARKARLVLVTDKFISPVNMAVPRDGTGRLFFCQKEGKVWIVNKDGSQQPQPFLDVSADMVKINPAYDERGLLGMAFHPNFKKNRKFYVYYSAPVLNPVKKVLDHKSQLVEFIASAANPNMADPASKRVLMEIDQPESNHNGGQLAFGPDGYLYIGLGDGGGGGDKHGTIGNAQNMGTVLGKILRIDVNATPYKVPADNPFVKKEGAKPEIWAYGLRNPWRFSFDRSTGRIFAGDVGQNKYEEVDIITKGGNYGWRIMEGYHDFNVPADEDKNKLVAPIHEYDHDLGISITGGYVYRGNAIPSLKGMYVFGDYNGKTFVLVPKGNKWERADLQLSNRPADNPFILSWGEDEQGELYMLTSSSTKNGFKGAVYKLVKE; encoded by the coding sequence ATGAAAATACAAGGGTTGTTATGTGGGATGTTGTTCCCGCTTTTATTTGCCCAAACTACCTTGGCCGGCGAACCAGATGAAACGGCCGGTCAGCCTGCCCGGAAAGCCAGGCTGGTACTGGTAACAGACAAATTCATTTCCCCTGTTAACATGGCTGTGCCCCGCGATGGTACCGGCCGGCTGTTTTTCTGCCAGAAAGAAGGCAAGGTCTGGATCGTTAATAAAGATGGTAGTCAGCAGCCCCAGCCCTTCCTGGACGTGAGCGCCGATATGGTAAAAATAAACCCGGCCTATGATGAAAGAGGACTGCTGGGCATGGCTTTCCATCCCAATTTTAAAAAGAACCGCAAATTTTATGTCTACTATAGTGCACCCGTACTCAACCCGGTAAAAAAAGTGCTGGATCACAAAAGCCAGCTGGTGGAATTTATCGCCTCTGCCGCCAACCCCAACATGGCAGATCCGGCTTCCAAAAGGGTACTGATGGAAATAGATCAGCCTGAATCCAATCATAATGGGGGCCAGCTGGCCTTCGGTCCCGACGGATACCTGTATATAGGCCTCGGTGATGGCGGTGGTGGTGGCGACAAACACGGCACCATCGGCAATGCACAGAACATGGGCACCGTACTGGGCAAAATTCTCCGGATCGATGTAAACGCAACTCCCTATAAAGTCCCAGCAGACAACCCCTTCGTGAAAAAAGAAGGAGCAAAGCCTGAAATATGGGCCTATGGCCTGCGTAACCCATGGCGTTTTTCCTTCGACCGGAGTACAGGCAGAATCTTCGCCGGTGATGTAGGACAAAACAAATATGAGGAAGTAGATATCATCACCAAAGGAGGGAACTATGGCTGGCGTATCATGGAAGGTTATCATGATTTCAACGTGCCGGCTGATGAAGATAAGAACAAACTGGTGGCTCCCATACACGAATATGACCACGATCTGGGGATCAGTATCACCGGTGGTTACGTGTACAGGGGTAATGCGATTCCTTCTCTGAAAGGAATGTACGTATTTGGTGACTACAATGGAAAAACATTTGTGTTGGTACCTAAGGGTAATAAATGGGAACGCGCAGATCTGCAGTTATCCAACCGTCCCGCGGATAACCCATTCATTCTCAGTTGGGGAGAAGATGAACAGGGCGAACTGTATATGCTCACCAGCAGCTCCACCAAAAATGGTTTCAAAGGAGCTGTTTATAAGCTGGTAAAGGAATAG
- a CDS encoding carboxy terminal-processing peptidase, which translates to MRLKVIIPVVLLSISAGVLAFNKLGHSEDPPGRYEVIMNLVGQMLKEGHYQPKPIDDAFSKEVFNKYVRSLDVEKKFFLKSDIDRLAPLATHIDDELKGAPVDCFRNINTLIKQRVAEAASIYPEILSKPFDFTADEKVVLDPEKVDYPVDETARKEAWRKVLKYRTLEKLTDLQDLREKAKETDSIKTKTDAQLESDARVKVKQLYDRYFERLKNRQNDNDRFNLYVNAITTTMDPHTDYFPPDEKRAFEEQMAGKFFGIGAQLKEEGDRIKVVSIVTGSPSWKQGQLKANDVIQKVAQGNGESVDITGYPVEDAVKLIRGKKGSPVKLTVKSVDGTIKDITIVRDEIVTEETFAKSAIINGQHKIGYIYLPEFYADFNDRNGARSAEDVAKEVAKLKAEKVEGIILDLRFNGGGSLQDVVQMAGLFIPEGPIVQVRSRGGDAVVLRDRDKNVQYDGPLAIMVNEYSASASEIMAAAMQDYKRAVIIGSTQTFGKGTVQRLFNLDDFYPVKDGGSLGALKLTQQKFYRANGGSTQLKGVASDVVLPDPYYDVAERKDTDALIWDEIPRAAFTPWINPVNTEALKKSSEKRMANSPAFKLLNENLSTLKKLEKQETYSLNLQTFKSEQKSNTAALKKYDAVNDKVKELSIVNIKSDMDKLGNDSSKIARNKDWLKVRTKDIYLDEAVNVMNDLIVMSLPKMERKTNR; encoded by the coding sequence ATGAGACTGAAAGTGATAATCCCGGTTGTGCTTCTAAGCATCTCTGCCGGCGTGTTGGCTTTTAATAAGCTGGGACATTCGGAAGATCCTCCCGGCCGTTATGAGGTCATCATGAACCTGGTAGGCCAGATGCTGAAAGAAGGACATTACCAACCCAAACCCATCGACGATGCCTTCTCCAAAGAAGTTTTCAATAAATATGTGCGTAGCCTGGATGTGGAAAAGAAATTTTTCCTGAAATCCGATATAGACCGGCTGGCTCCTCTTGCCACACATATCGATGATGAATTAAAAGGAGCTCCGGTGGATTGTTTCCGCAATATCAACACCCTGATCAAACAAAGGGTGGCTGAAGCTGCCAGCATCTATCCCGAGATCCTGTCCAAACCCTTCGATTTCACAGCAGATGAAAAAGTAGTGCTGGACCCCGAGAAGGTTGACTATCCCGTTGACGAGACTGCCCGTAAGGAAGCCTGGCGTAAGGTGCTGAAATACCGCACACTCGAAAAGTTGACAGACCTGCAGGACCTCAGAGAGAAAGCCAAGGAAACAGACAGCATCAAAACCAAAACAGACGCCCAGCTGGAAAGCGATGCGCGTGTAAAGGTGAAACAGCTGTATGACCGCTACTTTGAAAGACTGAAAAACAGACAGAACGACAATGATCGTTTTAACTTATACGTGAATGCCATCACCACCACGATGGACCCGCATACAGACTACTTCCCGCCTGATGAAAAACGTGCCTTTGAAGAACAGATGGCCGGTAAATTCTTCGGCATCGGAGCTCAGCTTAAAGAAGAAGGCGACAGAATTAAAGTTGTCAGCATCGTTACAGGCAGCCCCAGCTGGAAACAAGGTCAGCTGAAAGCCAATGATGTAATCCAGAAAGTAGCTCAGGGCAACGGTGAATCGGTAGACATCACCGGTTACCCTGTGGAAGATGCAGTAAAACTGATCCGTGGTAAAAAAGGTTCTCCGGTAAAACTCACCGTGAAAAGTGTGGATGGTACCATCAAAGACATTACCATCGTAAGGGATGAAATCGTTACTGAAGAAACGTTCGCTAAATCTGCCATTATCAATGGTCAGCATAAGATTGGTTATATCTACCTGCCTGAGTTCTACGCCGACTTCAACGACCGTAACGGTGCACGCAGCGCCGAAGACGTTGCTAAGGAAGTAGCCAAACTCAAAGCAGAAAAAGTAGAAGGTATCATCCTCGATCTCCGCTTTAATGGCGGTGGCTCCCTGCAGGACGTGGTACAGATGGCCGGCCTGTTTATTCCGGAAGGTCCTATCGTTCAGGTACGTTCCAGAGGTGGTGATGCCGTAGTACTGCGCGACCGCGATAAAAATGTACAATACGACGGCCCGCTGGCCATTATGGTTAACGAATACAGTGCCTCTGCTTCCGAAATCATGGCAGCCGCCATGCAGGACTACAAACGCGCTGTTATCATCGGTAGCACACAAACCTTTGGTAAAGGTACCGTACAACGCCTCTTCAATCTGGACGATTTCTATCCGGTGAAAGACGGCGGCAGCCTCGGTGCCCTGAAACTCACCCAGCAGAAATTCTACCGCGCCAATGGCGGTTCTACCCAGCTGAAAGGAGTTGCCTCCGATGTAGTGCTTCCGGATCCATACTATGATGTAGCTGAACGTAAAGACACCGATGCACTGATATGGGACGAAATTCCCCGTGCTGCCTTCACACCATGGATCAACCCAGTGAATACAGAAGCCCTGAAAAAAAGCAGCGAGAAAAGAATGGCTAACAGCCCTGCTTTCAAACTGCTCAACGAGAACCTCAGCACACTGAAAAAACTCGAAAAACAGGAAACCTATTCACTCAATCTGCAGACCTTCAAATCTGAGCAGAAATCCAATACTGCCGCCCTTAAAAAGTATGACGCAGTAAACGATAAAGTGAAAGAACTCAGCATCGTCAACATTAAGTCTGATATGGACAAACTGGGCAACGACTCTTCTAAGATCGCCCGCAACAAAGACTGGCTCAAGGTAAGAACCAAAGATATTTACCTCGACGAAGCCGTAAATGTGATGAATGATCTGATTGTTATGTCGCTGCCTAAGATGGAACGCAAAACGAACCGCTGA
- a CDS encoding S41 family peptidase encodes MSNRKLNVFLPLLFAVVLAIGMFLGHKMPGSNTGGTTVFFTKPSKGALQEVMDLIKTKYVDTLDADKVQQEAIEGLLAHLDPHSIYIPPSQLQSVNEDLEGNFEGIGVEFNITADTVNVVSVLSGGPSEAAGLQTGDKILRVNDTLVAGNGITPERVRKLLRGPAGSVVNTVLLRQQKKIQVPIKRGVIPLYSIDASYMAAPGVGYIKINKFAATTFDEFMKAMRKLEKQGMQKLIIDVRQNPGGFMDAAVRIADELLPDNRLILYTKGKAYPRTDYKTKRPGMFETGALAILTDEGSASASEILAGAIQDWDRGTIIGRRTFGKGLVQEQYDLDNGGALRLTVARYYIPSGRSIQKPYGDGTSYDDDILERYHHGELVNKDSIKITDTVPYTTNSGRRVYGGGGITPDIFVPFDTSRFSPALTAIYTRNALGNFAYQYYTSNRETFKRYKDAEDFTKNFHTTPELFSEFKTFAQKDSVPGLNRLSIHDEEEIKTRLKAVLARQLYRTEGFYETVNANDPVIKKALETLEHNNKH; translated from the coding sequence ATGTCAAACAGGAAGCTGAATGTTTTCTTACCTCTTCTCTTTGCAGTAGTGCTGGCCATCGGAATGTTCCTCGGCCATAAAATGCCTGGTTCCAATACCGGCGGCACCACGGTCTTCTTTACCAAGCCCAGCAAAGGCGCTCTGCAGGAGGTAATGGATCTTATTAAAACTAAATATGTAGATACACTCGATGCCGATAAAGTACAACAGGAAGCCATAGAAGGCCTGCTGGCACATCTGGACCCGCACTCCATCTATATCCCCCCTTCTCAGCTGCAATCGGTTAATGAAGACCTGGAAGGCAACTTTGAAGGTATCGGCGTAGAGTTTAATATCACTGCAGATACCGTTAACGTAGTGTCTGTACTCAGCGGAGGCCCTTCCGAAGCAGCCGGCTTACAAACCGGTGATAAAATCCTCCGGGTAAACGATACGCTCGTTGCAGGTAATGGTATCACCCCCGAAAGAGTACGCAAACTGCTGCGCGGCCCGGCAGGCTCTGTTGTCAATACTGTGCTGTTACGCCAGCAGAAAAAAATACAGGTGCCTATTAAAAGAGGTGTTATTCCTCTGTACAGCATCGATGCAAGTTATATGGCCGCTCCTGGCGTAGGTTATATCAAGATCAACAAATTTGCAGCCACCACCTTTGATGAGTTCATGAAAGCCATGCGTAAGCTGGAAAAACAAGGCATGCAAAAACTCATCATCGATGTACGCCAGAACCCAGGCGGATTTATGGACGCTGCCGTACGCATCGCCGACGAACTGCTGCCCGACAACCGCCTCATACTCTATACAAAAGGAAAAGCCTATCCCCGCACCGACTATAAAACCAAACGTCCGGGAATGTTTGAAACCGGTGCACTGGCTATCCTCACTGATGAAGGCTCCGCTTCCGCCAGTGAAATCCTCGCCGGCGCCATCCAGGACTGGGACCGCGGTACCATCATCGGACGCCGTACCTTCGGTAAAGGACTGGTACAGGAACAATACGACCTCGACAACGGTGGTGCGCTGCGCCTAACCGTTGCCCGCTACTACATCCCTTCCGGCAGAAGCATCCAGAAACCTTACGGCGATGGCACTTCCTACGATGATGATATCCTGGAACGCTACCATCACGGCGAACTGGTCAATAAAGACAGTATCAAAATCACTGATACCGTTCCATATACAACCAACTCCGGCCGCCGCGTATACGGAGGCGGTGGTATCACCCCTGATATCTTCGTACCGTTTGATACTTCCCGTTTCTCACCGGCACTAACGGCCATCTATACACGTAATGCACTGGGCAACTTCGCCTACCAGTATTATACCAGCAACAGAGAAACCTTCAAACGCTACAAGGATGCGGAAGACTTCACCAAAAACTTCCACACCACGCCTGAGCTGTTCAGCGAATTCAAAACCTTCGCCCAGAAAGACAGTGTTCCTGGCCTCAACCGCCTGAGCATCCATGACGAAGAGGAAATCAAAACAAGGCTGAAAGCTGTACTGGCCCGTCAGCTGTACCGCACGGAAGGTTTCTATGAGACCGTCAATGCCAACGATCCGGTGATTAAGAAAGCGCTGGAAACATTAGAGCACAATAACAAACATTGA
- a CDS encoding N-acetylglucosamine kinase, with product MAARTKLIADSGSTKTEWALLGNHEPGIYNTQGVSPYFQTADQIRQILEVELIPQLPANTTIDEVYFYGTGLSQQKNIQLVTDSLKAVWPQALIDVNHDLMGAARALCGRGPGIASILGTGSNSCYFDGEKIVKNNPGLGYILGDEGSGAYLGRKVLQYYLYNTFDEELMARFDLKYNTNKDEILENVYRKPLANRYLSKYSTFLSENRGHFLIENILEDGLNDFFFNHLYKYRESWTTALHFTGGIAWHFQDILKELCELYELPIGKILRTPMEGLIVYHNS from the coding sequence ATGGCTGCAAGAACAAAGCTGATAGCTGACAGCGGATCTACAAAAACAGAATGGGCCCTGTTGGGAAACCATGAGCCAGGGATCTACAACACACAGGGTGTGAGCCCGTATTTTCAAACCGCTGACCAGATCCGGCAGATTCTGGAAGTGGAGCTGATACCACAGCTGCCGGCCAACACAACGATAGACGAGGTGTATTTCTATGGTACCGGCCTTTCCCAGCAGAAGAATATTCAACTGGTAACAGACAGCCTGAAAGCAGTATGGCCACAGGCGCTGATAGATGTGAACCACGACCTGATGGGCGCGGCCCGTGCATTGTGCGGCCGTGGACCTGGGATTGCCAGTATTCTGGGCACCGGTTCCAACTCCTGTTATTTCGATGGAGAAAAAATTGTTAAAAATAATCCGGGCCTGGGATATATCCTCGGTGATGAAGGCAGTGGTGCCTACCTGGGCAGAAAGGTGCTGCAGTACTATCTGTACAACACTTTCGATGAAGAACTGATGGCCCGGTTTGACCTGAAGTATAATACCAATAAAGACGAAATACTGGAAAACGTATATAGGAAACCCCTTGCCAACCGTTATCTGTCAAAATACTCGACCTTTCTTTCAGAAAACAGAGGCCATTTCCTGATTGAGAATATCCTGGAAGACGGCCTGAATGATTTCTTCTTTAATCATCTTTACAAGTACCGGGAAAGCTGGACCACCGCCCTGCACTTTACCGGTGGCATCGCCTGGCATTTTCAGGATATCCTGAAAGAGCTGTGCGAGCTCTATGAGCTGCCTATTGGCAAAATATTACGTACGCCAATGGAAGGACTCATCGTATATCATAATAGTTAA
- the murQ gene encoding N-acetylmuramic acid 6-phosphate etherase translates to MAFEKVTEQTSHYRHLEKMSLTELLTNINKEDRSVPLAVEKSIPQIEKLVAAIADKMLAGGRLFYIGAGTSGRLGIVDASECPPTFGVPQGLVIGLIAGGDNAIRKAVEFAEDDREQGWKDLQEFNISDKDVVVGIAASGTTPYVIGALDKCRSNGIITGSISCNPGSPVSASADFPVEVVVGPEFVTGSTRMKSGTAQKLVLNMVSTSVMIQLGRVEDNKMVNMQLSNEKLVDRGVKMLMEKLSITDYEQAHQLLLKAGSVKKAVDDFAKA, encoded by the coding sequence ATGGCATTTGAAAAAGTAACTGAACAGACTTCTCACTATCGTCATCTCGAAAAGATGAGCCTGACGGAATTGTTGACCAATATCAATAAAGAAGATCGCTCAGTTCCCTTAGCAGTGGAAAAATCTATTCCTCAGATTGAAAAACTCGTAGCAGCAATAGCAGACAAAATGCTGGCAGGAGGACGTTTGTTTTATATCGGCGCCGGTACCAGTGGCCGATTAGGTATTGTAGACGCCTCTGAATGCCCGCCTACTTTTGGTGTGCCGCAAGGTCTGGTAATAGGCCTGATTGCCGGTGGTGACAACGCTATCCGTAAAGCAGTGGAGTTTGCGGAAGATGATCGCGAACAAGGCTGGAAAGACCTGCAGGAGTTTAATATCTCCGATAAAGATGTGGTGGTAGGTATCGCTGCCAGCGGTACTACACCTTATGTTATCGGTGCGCTGGATAAATGCCGCAGCAACGGCATCATTACCGGCAGCATCAGCTGTAATCCCGGTTCACCGGTGTCTGCGTCTGCCGATTTCCCGGTAGAAGTAGTGGTAGGGCCCGAATTTGTTACCGGTAGCACCCGCATGAAAAGCGGTACCGCACAGAAGCTGGTGCTCAACATGGTCTCTACTTCCGTGATGATCCAGCTCGGCAGAGTAGAAGATAACAAAATGGTAAACATGCAGCTGAGTAATGAAAAACTGGTGGACAGAGGCGTGAAAATGCTGATGGAGAAACTGTCTATCACTGATTACGAACAGGCACATCAGCTGCTGCTGAAAGCCGGTAGCGTGAAAAAGGCTGTTGATGATTTTGCCAAAGCCTGA
- a CDS encoding succinate dehydrogenase cytochrome b subunit yields the protein MKWSQLFNTSIGKKLLVGATGLFLCSFVIVHLAGNVQLLYNDEGKAFNSYAQFMGHNSLVQFIAWGLKILIVIHALVALKLTFANRAARPVKYAVNPGNQTSSWFSRQMAIMGSILFVFIVIHLVNFWGAFHYTNMPTHTYPGVEEPLKDLYALTYETFKNGLLVVLYVIGMIGLSFHLIHGFKSAFQTFGLNHKKYNGLISFVGVWIFGILIPLGFALIPIVIYFK from the coding sequence ATGAAGTGGTCACAGTTATTTAATACCTCTATCGGTAAGAAGTTATTGGTAGGTGCTACCGGTTTGTTTCTTTGCAGTTTTGTTATAGTGCACCTGGCAGGTAACGTCCAGCTGCTTTATAACGATGAAGGCAAGGCTTTTAACTCTTACGCCCAGTTCATGGGGCACAACAGTCTGGTCCAGTTCATTGCCTGGGGACTGAAAATATTGATCGTGATCCACGCGTTGGTCGCGCTGAAGCTCACGTTCGCTAACAGGGCTGCCCGTCCGGTGAAATATGCCGTTAATCCCGGCAACCAGACATCTTCCTGGTTCAGCCGCCAGATGGCTATCATGGGTAGCATTCTTTTTGTCTTCATTGTGATCCACCTGGTTAACTTCTGGGGCGCGTTCCACTATACCAACATGCCTACCCATACCTATCCCGGTGTGGAAGAACCGTTGAAAGACCTGTATGCGCTGACTTATGAAACCTTCAAAAACGGCTTGCTGGTTGTATTGTACGTAATCGGTATGATAGGCCTGTCTTTCCACCTGATCCACGGTTTCAAAAGCGCTTTCCAGACCTTCGGTTTAAATCACAAAAAATACAACGGCCTGATCAGTTTTGTAGGGGTATGGATCTTCGGTATCCTCATCCCGCTTGGTTTTGCTCTGATCCCGATTGTAATCTATTTCAAATAA
- a CDS encoding fumarate reductase/succinate dehydrogenase flavoprotein subunit — MLNAKIPAGPLNSKWEDYKGHCKLVNPANKRSLEVIVIGTGLAGASAAASLGELGYKVKAFCFQDSPRRAHSIAAQGGINAAKNYQNDGDSVFRLFYDTVKGGDYRAREANVHRLAEVSGNIIDQCVAQGVPFAREYGGLLSNRSFGGTQVQRTFYAAGQTGQQLLLGAYSALERQVALGNVKMYSRHEMLEIVKIDGKARGIIARDLVTGELERHFGHAVLICSGGYGNVFFLSTNAMGSNVTAAWKATKNGAYFANPCFTQIHPTCIPVSGDHQSKLTLMSESLRNDGRIWVPKKQNDTRKASDIPEDERDYYLERRYPAFGNLVPRDVASRAAKERCDAGYGVGTSKQAVYLDFAAAIERYGNTEVGKRQLSNVSKEEIIKLGKEVVAEKYGNLFDMYAKITGENPYEQPMRIYPAVHYTMGGLWVDYELQTTVPGLYSLGEANFSDHGANRLGASALMQGLADGYFVIPYTLGNYLADEIRTKAIPTDHPAFVEAENSVKGTISKLMSIKGSKSVDHFHKKLGKIMWDKCGMARNEQGLKEAIEEIKALRTEFWKEVRIPGDANEFNPELEKAGRVADFLELGELMCIDALQRRESCGGHFREESQTPDGEAQRDDENFSYVAAWEYKGNGQYELHKEALTFEEVKPTQRSYK; from the coding sequence ATGTTGAACGCAAAAATTCCTGCCGGACCATTAAACAGTAAATGGGAAGACTATAAAGGACATTGTAAGCTGGTGAACCCTGCCAATAAGCGCAGCCTCGAAGTAATCGTGATTGGTACTGGTTTGGCCGGCGCTTCAGCAGCGGCTTCATTGGGTGAGTTGGGGTATAAAGTTAAAGCATTCTGCTTTCAGGATAGTCCGCGCCGTGCGCACAGTATTGCTGCCCAAGGTGGTATCAATGCGGCCAAAAACTACCAGAACGACGGTGACTCCGTTTTCCGTTTGTTCTATGATACAGTAAAAGGTGGCGACTACCGCGCCCGCGAAGCTAACGTGCATCGCCTGGCAGAGGTAAGTGGCAATATTATAGACCAATGCGTGGCGCAAGGTGTGCCTTTCGCCCGTGAATATGGTGGCCTGTTAAGTAACCGCTCTTTCGGTGGTACACAGGTACAACGTACTTTCTACGCCGCCGGCCAGACTGGTCAGCAGCTCCTCCTCGGTGCCTACTCCGCCCTGGAACGCCAGGTAGCATTAGGCAACGTGAAAATGTACTCCCGCCACGAAATGCTCGAAATCGTGAAAATCGATGGTAAAGCACGCGGTATCATCGCCCGCGACCTCGTGACCGGTGAACTGGAACGCCACTTCGGCCATGCCGTGCTGATCTGCAGCGGCGGTTATGGTAACGTGTTCTTCCTCTCTACCAATGCGATGGGCTCTAACGTGACTGCAGCCTGGAAAGCTACCAAAAACGGTGCTTACTTCGCTAACCCTTGCTTCACACAGATCCACCCTACCTGCATCCCCGTATCCGGCGATCACCAGTCCAAACTGACCCTCATGTCAGAATCACTGCGTAACGACGGCCGTATCTGGGTGCCTAAAAAACAAAACGATACCCGCAAAGCCAGCGATATCCCTGAAGATGAAAGGGATTATTATCTGGAAAGAAGATATCCTGCATTCGGTAACCTCGTTCCCCGTGACGTGGCTTCCCGTGCAGCAAAAGAAAGATGCGATGCCGGCTATGGCGTAGGTACCTCCAAACAGGCGGTATACCTCGATTTCGCCGCTGCGATCGAACGCTATGGTAACACTGAAGTAGGTAAACGCCAGCTCTCCAACGTTTCCAAAGAAGAAATTATTAAACTCGGTAAGGAAGTAGTAGCAGAAAAATATGGTAACCTGTTCGATATGTACGCCAAAATCACCGGCGAAAACCCATACGAACAGCCAATGCGTATCTACCCTGCTGTACACTATACCATGGGTGGCCTGTGGGTAGATTACGAACTGCAAACAACTGTTCCCGGTCTGTACTCCCTCGGTGAAGCCAACTTCTCCGACCACGGAGCTAACCGCCTCGGTGCATCTGCACTGATGCAGGGCCTGGCAGATGGTTACTTCGTAATCCCTTACACACTGGGTAACTATCTCGCAGATGAAATCCGTACCAAAGCCATCCCTACCGATCACCCTGCCTTCGTAGAAGCCGAAAACAGCGTGAAAGGAACTATCAGCAAACTGATGTCTATCAAAGGCTCCAAATCTGTTGATCATTTCCACAAAAAACTCGGTAAGATCATGTGGGACAAGTGCGGTATGGCACGTAACGAACAAGGTCTGAAAGAAGCCATCGAAGAAATCAAAGCGCTCCGCACTGAATTCTGGAAAGAGGTACGCATACCAGGCGATGCAAATGAATTCAACCCTGAACTGGAAAAAGCTGGCCGTGTAGCCGACTTCCTCGAACTGGGTGAACTGATGTGTATCGACGCGCTGCAACGCCGCGAATCCTGTGGTGGTCACTTCCGCGAAGAATCTCAGACACCGGATGGTGAAGCACAACGTGATGATGAAAACTTCAGCTATGTGGCTGCATGGGAATACAAAGGCAATGGCCAGTATGAACTGCACAAGGAAGCACTGACATTTGAAGAAGTGAAACCTACTCAACGTAGCTACAAATAA